The region tctaacccatctctaatattctgtgtagcaccacgagctggtggctttCCAaggaggatcttaacctgcatctgtgtccggtgggagaatcatggcgactgcctgactcagcttctttctcccagcattctgttctgtctactccgcctacctaattttctgtcctatcagaggccaagcagtttctttattatttaaccaatgaaacaacagatagaaagatgaccctcttCCATCAGTTTGGCTTCTCCTAGTGTGGAGCCTCTGGAATGCATGGAGTGGACCTAAACCTTCAGCAGGTCTGGTTTCATAGAACCAGAAGGCCTCCCTTAGGAAGGCCTCCCTCAGGCTAAAAACCCTTTTGAAGGTCATAGACTGTAGAGTGAAGTATAGGACCATTGCCTTTGAAAGTCTTACCCATTACACAGAATAAAATCCCTTATTTGACTCAAGAATTCCCAGGGCAAAACTAAGAACAAGAACCACCCCACAAGCCTAGACCCTTTTAGGCCTGCCCCAGAGTGTCAGCAGACTAGAGCTCAGGGGCCGCCTGGAGAAATGAGTCCATATGGGAGAGGCTCATTTTGACAGCTACCAGAACAACGTGTGCCCACTGCACCCAGCCCAGCAGACACACCCATTTGGTCCACCTCTCTCTGAATTGCATGCCTTCCTTGACTTCCTGTCGTGCTTTTGTTTTGCCACGCATTGTGGCGTTTGATTCGACTGTTTATCTCCCTGAACGTGGGGCAGGTTTTCAACCCCCACAGTCCATAACATATGAGATAAAATGTCATCCTTGActctttccctttctgcctctcgAAAGGCTTAGGATCCACCCACGCTGTTCACCACCCTGCTTGTACTTCAGAGGACTCCCCTAGAGGCTCAGAAGCCTTGACTCCAGCCTCCACCTTCCACCAATGTGGTTAGGCCATTACTGCTCACCAAGTGCTAGCAGGGAATCCAGGGTAAATCACACAGCCCGGCCCTGAGGAACTTGGTCAAGTAGTAGGGGCAGACACACTGATGCGTTTGTGAATGCAAGGATACCACTGTTAGCTTTGCCCAGGATGCCACAGAGTCCCATAGTGAAGTTCTCTGTGGACCCAAGGAGTGGAGCTGGGGACCCAAGTCAGAGAGTGACGGCAGACACTGAGAAAGGGTGTCACCCATCCCTTCAGCAGCTTCCCTGAGTGGCAGACCATGTTTCCGGGCCCTTCCTGCGGGGGAGCCAGGCATAGAAACATGACTAGTGGTGAGTTTGAGGGTCAGGCACAGGGCAGCGGGTTCAGACTCAGTCAAAATTATCCTGGGAAACCTTTGAAATTGCCAGATCCTGAGTCCTTAGAAAGTCCCACgatgataatttttgtttttcttggcttttgaGCCCCACTTCGTCTCCCTTTCCCCCAGAGAGtgaaggaaagggcttattttgaaacagagaaGAACTAGGAGTAAATAAcaggatttttcttttgtggtttttatGCTGAAGGAAAGGTTCATTTAAGTTAAAGATGCATGTCATAGGCTCCACTAGACAGCGGTGCTGAGGGCCAGGGACAAGGCAGCCCACACAAAGCTGAGTGAGCCCTGTTCTACAGCTGGACTTGTCACACCTGCCTGGCCTAGCGTGAGCGGCTTGATCAAAGTCCAGTGTGATGGTCTAGCTAGGTCTAGCCCATCAAGAGCGTGTCTCCAGGTCTAGCTAGGTCTAGCCCATCAAGAGCGTGTCTCCAGGTCTAGCTAGGTCTAGCCCATCAAGAGCGTGTCTCCAGGTCTAGCTAGGTCTAGCCCATCAAGAGCGTGTCTCCAGGTCTAGCTAGGTCTAGCCCATCAAGAGTGTGTCTCCAGGTCTAGCTAGGTCTAGCCCATCAAGAGCGTGTCTCCAGGTTGATGTGGAGGAGGACGGTACCATGTCTCATGCTACCACCTCTGGTTTTTCAtgcagatcaaacccagggcttcatgcgtgCTAGACaccccaccaactgagctacatctctagctCTGGAAATATTTTAGTGGGACTCCCTTCCTACCATTTGTGCTACCCCTAAACAgaccctgtctctctgccttacCTCCAAATTCTTCCAGCTAGGAGCCAGAGGTAGCTCTCTCCTCAGCCTGCCTTTGGCAGTCTGTCCCCAGTCCCGAAGTCCATTCATTTACTCCCCCAGTGGTTTACAAAATGTCATCCCTGGTCTCACAGCACTGGGCTGTGTGGACACCATCTCATTAGAGATGATAGTCCTTGTGCATCTCTGTGTATCAAGTTGGCGGTACTTGTGGGAGGGGATGGCTGCCTGCAGGGTACTAGGAATTGGGGCCGTATTGTCTTCCTTACTAAAGACACTGCACATTAAATCTAGAAAAATAGCCAGGGATGatgacctttaatcccaacacttgggaggcagaggcaggtggatttctgtgagttcgaggccaacctggtcaatagagctagttccaatacagtcagggctacacagagaaactctgtctcagaaaacaaatgaactaacaaaaaaaaacctggaaacatttttttattcCAGAAATAAGAGCTCTTCAGTTCTTAGGGCACATAGTGCTTTTATCTCACTTGTTTCTCCGTTTCAATTAAAGACCAAGGTATAGGAACTTGTTCCCACTTTCCTTTACAACGACCAAGCGCAGCTGATTCCTGACTTCTGTTCGGGGTGGTAGGTAGCGAGGCGCTCACGCCTGCCTCCTGGATTGGCCTGAATGCCTCTGCTCAGCGCCATCTGTAGGAGTGGGGAACATTTTGGCCCAGAgtggcaaaataaaataaaccttcaGAAATCATCAGTGGTCTGTGCAAAGCATCCTAGCCTGTGAATATCAAGCCCAGATGTTTCCAACATTGCCACAGCTAAACAGTTCAAGTTTGCCAAACGAACGCATGCCTGGGCGCCTTATTTACCACTGTTGGCTTGAAGTTGGGGTGTGGGTGTCCACGCCTGCTGTTAAATAAATTCAGGGGTGTTGGAATGGATGTGGGAGAAGGGATCTTGGCCGGAAGGCTTTGTGGGAGGTACCCGGTAGCTGTGGCTGCCAGAAACTATGAGAAAAGTCGGAGGGAGGGAAGAGCCTGGACCATTGAGGAGGGGGAGCTGAGGAATGAGGCATACTGGAAGATGGCAGAAGAGAGGGTTGGTGGGCTAGCAGACCTCACAGGTTTATAACAAGACTGATTCAGGGCTGGTGTTTATAGTCTCTGCAGTTGTAAATACCGAAGATGTTTTATGAGACAGTTCTGGACAAATGGGACTTAGTTGCCTTTGGGTGGGTCATCTAGCAGACCACTGGGGACAGGAATGGGggtgcagaggcagaggagaagcaATGGTTAGTTGGCTTTAGAACAGAAATCTGATCAGGTTACTGTCTGTTTAAAACCTTCCAGTGACTTCCAGTTGACTAAATAGAATTTCCCCGGGGGTAAACAAAACCCTTCCAGATCTGTCCCTGCTAATCTCACTGCATCATGCCTCAACACAGAAACCTATGCCCCAGGCCTGCTTAGCAGCTCAGAGCTCTTGAAATGAGTCATGCCTTTGTTCTTGCCAGTTCTCGGGCTACTGGGCCCCTTCACCCCATTACTTGGTCTGCCCAGAAAATCTCTTCCCATCTCTGTTCTGAGCCTTCACAACCCTAAGAAGCCaaagagattctctctctctctctcgcacacacacacacacaaacgcatacacacgcacacacccacgcatgcacatacacatatacacacatgcacacacatacatacacacacacacctttttattttttattttttgccattcTTGACCTTCATGTGTTCATCAACTGCTCTTCTCTCTGTGCTGAGGTTTGCCTGTCTCCTGAAGGTAGAAACTTAGTTAACTTTGTATCATTCATCAGCTCCTGGAGAGAGCCTAGGTATAAAAGACACTAGTTAACTTGTCTAAGGAATCAATGTAAGCTCACTCGTTCTCTATGGGAATTGCAAGACTGTGTAAAGAGTGCTCCTTGTGTCCCCAGGGCTCAACTAGGCTGGGGAGAGCTCAAAGCCatcatctcttctttctttacaGCTGGGGTATGGCCGTCAATGTGTACTCCACATCTGTGACCAGCGAGAATCTGAGTCGCCATGATATGCTTGCATGGGTCAATGACTCCCTGCACCTCAACTATACCAAGATCGAACAGCTCTGTTCGGGTAGGTGACCCATGGGAAAGGCTCACATGACTGTAACTAACGTGAAGATGAAGAGCAGGGAGAGCACGTGATACTTAGAGTCAGAATCAGAAAACTGAGGCTGCAAAGGTGGAGAGCTGATGGTGCATTCTGGGTGACCAGAGCCAGGACAGACAGGAAAGCCACCATTTAACAGCATGGGGGTCCCATGGAGCCACTCTGAGTCCAACTCTGTTCTCTGCTGCAGCCCTTGTAGGTGCCAGTTTTCCCATCCAGTCAAAGAGCCATCCTCTGTCTCTGTCAGGTGGCATAGGGCTCTCCTACTTACTGAAGTGCTTGGAATGGCACCAGTACATGGTTTGGATCAGTATGGGGGCTGGgcaggtagctcagtggtacagtgccTGTCCCATATttgcagggccctgggttcagtccttagCACCACCACCAGTTACATAACCGGTGATCATGGATGTTCTTGTAAAGCCAAGGAGAATTTAACCGTATCTAACATCCCAGATGGACAAGCCCTAGCTGCAGGACAAAGGGAGAGGGACCAGGCTTTGGGAAGTAGAGCAGCAGGGGCCCGGGTGGTGGGGGAGGCCCCTTCATCAGCCACACCTCTCTCCTCACAGGGGCAGCCTACTGCCAGTTCATGGACATGCTCTTCCCTGGCTGTGTACACTTGAGGAAGGTCAAGTTTCAGGCCAAACTAGAACACGAATACATCCACAACTTCAAGGTGCTGCAAGCAGCCTTCAAGAAGATGGGTGTCGATAAAGTAGGTGTCTGTACCCCTGGGGTCCATGAGGAGCGGTGTAGCCCTGGGGAAGAAGATGACCCACCAGCCAGGGTGACAAGGGCTACTTGGTTTATTCCACCACATGTCTTTATACCCTGAACCCCAAAAAGAATGCTGTCCACCCAGCTCAAGTCACAGTGAATGCACCCGCCCAGACCCCACCGAGACAacacctccttccctttctcctcatgGGCCCGCCCACTCCAGATGTTAAGGCTCTGAGTATGACCCCTGCCATATCTCTTCAGAGGCCCACAACATGCCAGCTGGCTATGCTGCCCGTATGGACCCTGAGCCTCCAGTTCACGTGCGGGCGGCAGGGTCACCTCCCACACAATTTTTCCTGTGCCTGTAGGAAAGGAATGTCCCTGAGTTCCTCCCTGGTGGGGCCTGCCAGCCTGCTTGTCCTCTCTGGTGCCACGGGAGGGGGTGCAGATGGAGAAGGTAGACAATGCTGTGGCCTAGGCCGGCTTTCCTGTGCTCACAGTGGAAGGCCGTCCTCCACAGCAGCTGCCTAAAATGATGTGCTTCTGTGGTCTATTTCAGATCATTCCTGTAGAGAAACTAGTGAAAGGAAAGTTCCAAGATAATTTTGAATTTATTCAATGGTTTAAGAAATTCTTTGATGCAAACTATGACGGGAAGGACTATAACCCTCTGCTGGCGCGGCAGGGCCAGGACGTAGCGCCTCCTCCTAACCCAGGTGatcagatcttcaacaaatccaAGAAACTCATTGGCACAGCAGGTAACATGCCCAAGCTGGTGGAGGGAGTTTGGGGGGCTGGGCCGGCAGGGCTATCCAGCCAGGAGTGCCCCCTGGGCTACCGGCCCAGCCCTGCCAGCCTGGAGGAGACTGTTATCACGGAGTTCAGATGACATCACCTGCTGCTTACCTAGATGGGGAGTCCCATTTTGGGGTGAGAGGGCTCTAAACGTTGTCCTGAGAGGGGAGCCACCTGCACCAGGTATGGTAGCAGCTTGCTGAGACCCAGGATGCTTTGTTGAATAACATGAGCTAGCTTGTTTGCCTCAAGCTGGGTGGGGCCTGGCTCCACTGTCCGGAGCCATCAGGCTGAGCTCCCGGAGCCCGGACCCAAGCCCCTTGTGTATCCCTGCCCACTGGATACCCGAAAGCAGGTTCCAAAATCCCATAGCCCAGAGATTCCTTTCCAGAAATGAAACCTTGCTGGGCTGCTAGGAGCAGCAACAGAAGTAATGAGGCCTGTGGTGACAGCAAGTGTGTGGCAAGAAAGAGGGGAGCAGCTCCCAGCCGCATCTGACCCGTTATAGCAGAGCCACCTCCTCCGTTTGCGCTGCTGTCCTGCCTGGGCCTGGCCCACCCAACTGCTTGCTTTGCACTAGAAGCAGCTGCTGTCTAGGGAGGTGCCAGTTGCTAAGAGCAAGTAGCCACAGCATGCAGGCTGTGCTAGGGAGGAGCCTGTGTCCTCCACCACTGTGCAATACCGGTCCAGCCCAGCAGGGGGAAACGGAGCCCAAACTGAGAGGGAGCTGGAGGAGTGGGGCTGAGATTCACTGAGGGTGGCTTTGGCTTCTGCTGGGACAGACTGCATCAGCTGCTCTCTTGGGTCTCATCTGTCAGTATAGAGCCAACCAACTCCACTTCATCAAATTCACCATCCAAGTGTCCTGCATCCCGCCCTCAGACCAGCTCTCCTCAGGTCCCAATACCCAGATCACCTTTCCTTTAGCTTCCTGTGGCACTCACGCTCCCAGGCTTGCCAAAGGGCTGTGCAGTGGCTGTAGTGTCACATGTGGCTGAGGCTGGAGGCCTCGATGTAGCTGCTCTTCCGAGGGAGAGTGCCTGTCTGTTGCATGGTCCTCATACCGGGGTCTCGGGCTGTGCCGTGTCGTCTGACTCTTGTCCTCTGGACAGTTCCGCAGAGGACGTCCCCCACAGGCCCCAAGAACATGCAGACCTCTGGCCGACTCAGCAATGTGGCCCCACCCTGCATCCTTCGGAAGAATCCCCCATCAGCCCGAAATGGTGGTCATGAGGCTGATGCCCAGATTCTTGAGCTCAACCAACAGGTGAGTGGGATAGGAAAGGGGAGTTGACGCTGGGGacaggaggaaggcaggcagaagcGTCAGAGGCAGGACCATCTGGCATAAATACTTCTTCCTGCCTAAGCAGCTGCTGGACTTGAAGCTGACGGTGGATGGGCTGGAGAAAGAACGAGACTTCTATTTCAGCAAACTGCGTGACATCGAGCTGATCTGCCAGGAACACGAAAGCGAAAACAGCCCTGTCATCGCGGGCATCATCGGCATTCTCTACGCCACTGAGGTGAGCCCTCACTCACCCCTCCCACTACTCTACCAAGATTGGAAAGCAGGCTAGACCTCTGAACCTGGGGCCACTTGGCCCTGTCTCTAGACTGTGTGTGGAACCTGAGCCCTCAGTCTGGGCAGCTGGCTCactgttctctctcctcctctccaggAGGGATTTGCACCCCCTGAGGATGATGAAATTGAAGAACACCAACAGGAAGACCAGGACGAGTACTGAGGGCGGCACCAGCCCTGACTGACTGTGGCTTCCCTGCCCCCCCATGCCCACCCCACATTATAAGTCCTTTCCTACAGCCAGTCAGCCAGCCGGGTGCTTTGTGTCAGTGCCGCAGCACTGGGGAGCTGGGCAAGTGGGGTTCGGGAGGTTGGGGCTGGTAAGAGGATGAGGCTCTGTTTGGGTCCCTCAAGTGGCACTGGCCCAGGGGACGTCCAGGACCCCTGTCCACTCCCCACTCCTATTTATTTCCGTTGTCTCCATGCTGTGTTGGCCAACACTTTCCAGGGTGCTGCCGTCACCCACCAGCCAGCCCCCTGCTCCCCGACAGCCAGCAGCTGTATATTTGACAAAGGCATTGGTATATTTTTACTTACTGGATTGTCCTTGCACTTTACTGCTCTTCTTCAGGGCTGACAGCAGGGCTCGGGGCAGTCTTCCTGGCTTGGCTCCCCTTCCCTATAGCCGAGACTGGGCAGGACTCAccaattcttatttattttgtcttttgacttcTCTCTCAGTAGTTGAGGGAAAGGCTGGTATGAGGAAGGGGGTAGGGGGTTGAGGAGGCAGTGCTGTGAGTCCAGGGatcagggagagagaagggagcatGCGAGGGATAGAAATGACCTCCTGGCACTGGGCTCACCCACCCAAGGCCCCTGCCTCAGCACTGAAGCCTAGCACTGCCCCAAGGCTCCTAGCCACTCCCTCCTGCAGCCTGGTTATACCACACAGACTCTGCCTGGCCCCCATTTTCTGTCTGTCCCCCATTCTCCCACCTCCCCATCTTTGCCCCCTGGGCACTAGCCTGCATATGTGttcacttttatttaaataaatttgtgtGGTAAAAGTCCTTGCCATGTTTCCCTCAACTGAGCCATAGCCAGATATCAGAGCACATCCCcttctgtcctcctctctcctgaGGGACAGCCATGTAGCACAGCTCACATTATCAGAAGCCACCACTGTCACTGGGCTTCCACCTACACCCAGCTCCCAAGGCTGCTAACTGCTCTTGAGGCAGGTTTTATGTGACTCCTAGAATGGGTTGGCACCAGTAGTCCTGAAAATGACTTGATCAGGTTGATGAGTAGCATGAGTTACTCATggctgttatttattattattattattattacactcACATTATCTTGATGAGTAGCATGAGTTTATTAGGGATATagtattactgttattattattattataatcacATTATCTTGATGAGTAACATGAGTTTATTAGGGACAGCTTACAGGCCAGTGGATGACAAAAACACCTTCTACACATACCCCTACTGTAAGCAGAGGTTTTCgtcaggaccaccagctcccaaaataaccatacagtgacttactattaattataaatgcttgaccgatagcttagacttattactagctagctctttcagcttaaattaacccatatttcttatctatgctctaccatgtggtggtacctttttcagcacagcatgttcatctcctgtttcctcagtgtctgctggtgactctgcccttcttcccagtgttctctcagTCTGActctcccacctaacctcttcctgcctactTATTGACCAGTTGGTTCTTTatttggtggtgcacgcctttaatcctaggacttgggaggtagaagcaggcaggtttcattgagttcaaggttagcctggtctacaagagctagatccaggactggctccaaaaactacaaataaaccctgtctcgaaaaaaaaatgagagcaaaacatctttacagtatacaaaaggaTTGTTCTTCagaatttcccccttttttgtctaattaaaaaggaaggctttaatatACAAGAATTTCAACTGCactatccagtccatttgtatttggcaaatttagagaaaatactctattatctatcttatctttgtgagtctaaagttttatgcctaatttatttttatcataactaaggaaagctaagtctaaatatttagtctttaactccatcaaagaccatagaaggatataatattacctaatggcagagacatctggctgcctagacagtcacccaaagttcctctgtaatgttggcATATCCATCTTTAACATACAGGCCTagtatatctgacagacatttctgaGAAACAAGGAATTTTGATGGATTGTCCTGCCTTGTCAGAGTTTGGCAGTCACTCTATTTTGCATCCTCTCAGCAACtgaggcaaggacagtttctttgCATAGTGGCTAGctttttgccacaaagaaagcaaactccatgcaGAGTTTCTTCgatgtccatcatcttctctgaagtaaattggtgcttttaggagcagatgtgtctcactgtcaagaaaagccttatattattaaaacattttaaatgttatactctttaggtttttgaagtatttgaagatcacctatctatctaaatatatctgtttaaccttgaaaatatacttaataagactacaagtttgattactATAGATGACTACAAATCtgtatttcttagttatacattacatttttaatgagctgcataaacacataaacccaaacaagagtagaaacacacatacagtgtaacaaaaataactttaaatttgtatcagtaaactaaaatccataccaatgtaaaatatttaagattaatagttgctttttggattaaagtagatttaataatctacctttttatttcatcttgtctgtattccccccttttttagaaagagatctttgatttaacttttttgtttagCTTTATTCCTGACTATGACCAACacaacttgtaaccaactccccttaaatgatgacaaacatccataacccatctcttgggaatgtgggcattgttttctctaGAGCGCTTCCTATTGTCCCTGGCATTTTGGGGGGAAACTTTGGGGATATCAGGATAATGGTTAAGTCTTGGCTGGAGTAGTCTATAAGGGTAGACCACCTCAGTCAGCagccttgaagttgttctggatgcagaactctgaagAAATTACAATAGAGGTGTTCTGAGATGCTGGTTCACCTGagccattcatttttattgttaccTGGTTCCCTttctctgaaaatacataaactttcaaaggtaacacatatatctgcattaatacaagtatagactTGTGTTGTACACAAGTTAGccaaagataatttttattttatgtttgagtaAGTAAAATATATGTTGTATGTCAtagtttttctaggtttatttctttatgtctgtagccaagattttcagggggtcttcctccatcaaacaTGATCTTCTCTAACCCTTAACAAATCTATAGCCTTTCATTTTCTATGGGAACAAAAGCATAACCCCTTCCACAAAGCAACACACCTTTTGATCtccattttgaagtcaaaacatttaaaaaatacataggttagattaatccagcagccATCACAAGCCAGTGTCTCTTATCAACTATCACTTGTTCatcagcaatcaaaaaaaaatcaagacagccCAGTaacatacagaatccagactcccttagtatttttcatcttttcatggcctttttcctttatattactttaatgtttctttaaagagtttattatttttaatttttttctaggacTGTCTATACtcgctttctcttttctctcccaagcctatgtacatttgtGAACTATAACCCACTTAGAGGTTTTTCCcatctggatctgtctttactgcGTATCTGCAATCTTTTCTGTCTGCATGGCCAAAACCTTAAACCACTGCATAGTTTAGCTCATGGTGTGCTGCCAGCTGTCTTCTCCCCCCTCAATTCCCTGAGAGCCTAGCCTCATGCTCTAGGAAGCTTTTTGTTCTACGCTGCTTTGAGCATTTTTACCTAGTTTCTTTATCTTGACCACCGgtttcccaaataatcacacagagactgattattaattataaatgctgagtcaatagcttaggcttattactaactagctttttcAACTTAACTGTATTTCTTATCTACGCTCTGCCATATAtggtggtaccttttctcaacaTGGCATATTCATCtactgtttcctctgcatcttctggtgactcctccctcctccttcccagtgtTCTTTCTCCCAGTCTGACTCTCCCACCTAActtctttctgcctagctatttgaCGTTTGGCTTTTTATTAAAGCCAATGAGAGCAAAGCACCTTAGTGTACAAAAGAATTACTCCACAGCACCCTACTGATCAGTTTTGAACAGTTCTTATGTCTAGAGCAGAGCTGATGCAAACCTGGGCTCAGAGTACTGCTTGATGCTAAGACACCAAAGGTGACTAAATCTCAGACAGCATAAGGCTTAGACAAAACTAGACAATAAAATAACTGTGTTTACACGTACTCAGTCCTTGTCCTTGCCAGGAACTGAGCCAGTTCCAGCAAACACCGTCCAGctgaagaaaggaatgaaatcaAGGATGGCCTGTCTTGCTGCAGTCTGGCACATAGACCCACCAAATGGTAGCTTGCTGCAATGCAGTTACTCCAGCTAGGATCTGGAATGGtctcacgggggggggggggggcctcaggaggaaggagaaagcctGCAGCTGTGGCTGTAAGATGGGCAACCCAGAGAGTGGCTGTGGGGTGATGGGGTATACTTGGCTAAGGAATGTCTACATGATAACCCTCGACTGCTTGTCAAAGTGCTCGTACCTCACAGCAGCTGTGCCGTGTCTATGTGGTTCCCTTTgctttatttgtgtctgtgtgtgcatgtgttatatACTGGGGGTAAAAACCAGAACAATACCCAAGTACCCATCTGATGCCCCAGCCCCCGAGCGGGTTGTTCTACAGAGCAAAATGTAACGGGAAGAAGGACTCAGGAACAATTCCATGCCGTCCACATGGACCCACACTCCTGGAGCATGTTTGTTGAAGAGCCATGGTAGCCAAGGCCTTGGAAGCCCAAGAATTCTGAAGTGAATGCCAGCCCCTTGGGACTCTCTgagagaagtggttctcaacctgtggggtcaggacccctttcacagggatcgcctgctgtaatttttaaaaagcagcatga is a window of Microtus pennsylvanicus isolate mMicPen1 chromosome 21, mMicPen1.hap1, whole genome shotgun sequence DNA encoding:
- the Mapre3 gene encoding microtubule-associated protein RP/EB family member 3 isoform X1, encoding MAVNVYSTSVTSENLSRHDMLAWVNDSLHLNYTKIEQLCSGAAYCQFMDMLFPGCVHLRKVKFQAKLEHEYIHNFKVLQAAFKKMGVDKIIPVEKLVKGKFQDNFEFIQWFKKFFDANYDGKDYNPLLARQGQDVAPPPNPGDQIFNKSKKLIGTAVPQRTSPTGPKNMQTSGRLSNVAPPCILRKNPPSARNGGHEADAQILELNQQLLDLKLTVDGLEKERDFYFSKLRDIELICQEHESENSPVIAGIIGILYATEEGFAPPEDDEIEEHQQEDQDEY
- the Mapre3 gene encoding microtubule-associated protein RP/EB family member 3 isoform X2; this translates as MAVNVYSTSVTSENLSRHDMLAWVNDSLHLNYTKIEQLCSGAAYCQFMDMLFPGCVHLRKVKFQAKLEHEYIHNFKVLQAAFKKMGVDKIIPVEKLVKGKFQDNFEFIQWFKKFFDANYDGKDYNPLLARQGQDVAPPPNPVPQRTSPTGPKNMQTSGRLSNVAPPCILRKNPPSARNGGHEADAQILELNQQLLDLKLTVDGLEKERDFYFSKLRDIELICQEHESENSPVIAGIIGILYATEEGFAPPEDDEIEEHQQEDQDEY